Genomic segment of Sphingopyxis sp. QXT-31:
GCTCCATCGCCGGCGCGTGCGGCTGCTTCGAAGTCTTTCAGCTTCGAACATAGCTCGTCGGCCTTTGCGGCATTGCTGGCCAGTATCGCTATCATCGCGGACAGGAGCGCGAGCGACTTCACTTCGCCGCCTTTTTGAGCGCGAGCCGTACCAGCGCATCGAGGTTCGCGCCGGCGCCAAGCTCCTCGCTCGCCGCCGCGACCGCCGCGCTGGCTTCGCCGGGCTTGAAGCCGAGGCCGGTGAGGGCGGTGACGGCGTCGCCGAGCGGGCCGGATGTGGCGGACAGGGCTGGATTCGAACCGGCAATGCCGCCCAGCGCGCCCGCCTTGTCCTTCAATTCATGCGTGATCCGCTGTGCGAGTTTCGGCCCCACGCCGTTCGCCCGCGCGATCATCGCGCTGTCGCCGCTGGCGAGGGCGCGTTGCAGGTCGCCGATCTCGAGCGCCGAGAGGATCGCGAGCGCGACCTTGGCGCCGACGCCCTGGACGCTGGTGAGCAGGCGGAACCAGTCACGCTCCTCGGCGCGCGCGAAGCCGAGCAGGCGCAGGAAATCCTCGCCCACCAGCATTTCGGTGTGGATGGTAACCTCGCCGCCGGTGGGGCCAAGCGCGTCGAGGGTGCGCGCCGACGCCTCGACCAGATAGCCGACGCCGCCGACGTCGATCACGGCATGGCCTGCGCCGCTGCTGTCGAGCCGTCCGGTGAGTTTTGCGATCATGTCGCTGTGCTAGCGCGGCGGGAACGAAAAGGGAACTGCCTGTTTCATCTGTCCATTGCATTGCGCGCGGTCTAGAAAGGCTGCCCAGTGGAGGGTTTGATATGACGAAAAGGGCGATGGTGACTGCGGCGCTGGTTTGCACCACTCTGATTGCGGGGTGCAGCGGCGGAAGCGAGGGCAAAGGCGATGACGCCGGCAAGACCGGTTCGGAATCGGCGGATGCGACGAGCGGGATGCCCGCCAGCTGGAAAGCCACCGATGCGTGTTCGATCATCACCAGCGCCGAAATGGCCGGGGTCATGAAGGCCGAGGTCGGCGAGGCGACCGTGGGGCTTGTCAATGAAGCCAGTGGCCCCAACGCCGCGACGTCGGAATGCACCTATATCTTCAAGGATGGCGGACGGGCGTCGGTGATGACGCGTTGGTCACCGATCGGCGACAATGATGACGCCGCAATCGGCGGCGCGAAATCGACTGTTGCCGCGACGGTCAAGGCGTTCACCGACCGACCGGTGGAAGATGTCTCGGGGCTCGGCAAAGCGGCCTTTTTTGTTCCCAAGATCAACCAGCTCAACGTCTATCTGGACGATGCACGCATGGTGATGGTGACGATCAGCAGCGCCCCGGATGCCACGGCAAAGGATCAGGCCATCGCTCTCGCCAGAAAGGCGATATGACGGGCTAGCCCCGACGGTCCGCTTTGCCGCGATGATTGGCGTGGCAGATCGCGACCGCCAGCGCGTCCGCCGCATCGGTCCCCGCGACCTTGGCGCCGGGGAGCAGCACGCGCAGCATCGCCTGCACCTGTTCCTTCGCCGCGCCGCCGGTGCCGACGATCGCCTTCTTGACGAGGCGCGGGGCATATTCGGCGACGGTCAGCCCGCCGCGCGCGCAACCGAGTAGGACGACTCCGCGCGCGTGCGCGAGCTTCAGCGTCGATTGCGGATTGTCGTTGACGAAGACCTCCTCGACCGCGGCGTGGGTCGGAGCGTGGTCGGCGAGCACCGCGGCGAGCACGGTGTCGAGATGGGCGAGCCGCTCGGGCAGGGGGGTCTTGGCGTCGGTCTTGATCTGGCCGTTGGCGATGTGGCGGAGCCGGCTGCCCTCGATGCGGATCACGCCCCAGCCGGTGCAACTGAGCGAGGGGTCGAGGCCAAGGATGATCATTATTCCTCCCCGCTTGCGGGGAGGGGGACCGCGAAGCGGTGGAGGGGGCTCGCGGCCTCACGCGATGTTCCTGGCCGCACCCCCCCTCCGTCAGCGCTTCGCGCTGCCACCTCCCCACAAGTGGGGAGGATTAGGCTCAACCCAATTTCTCCATCACCGCGTCGGGAATCTCGTAATTCCCCCAAACGGTCTGGACGTCGTCGTCGTCGTCGAGCGTGTCGATCAGCTTGAACAGGGTCTGCGCGATGCTTTCGTCGGTGACCTCGCTCTTGAGCGTCGGGCGCCACGCGAGCTTGACGCCCTCGGCCTCGCCGAGCTTGGCTTCCAGCGCTTTCGCGACCTCGTGCAGCCCATCGACGTCGGTCCAGATTTCATGGCCGTCTTCGGATGATTCGACATCATTTGCCCCCGCGTCGAGCGCGGCCTCGAATACCGTGTCGGCGTCGCCTGCACTCGCCGCATAGTTGATCAGGCCCAGGCGATCGAAGCCGTGGCTGACGCTGCCCGACGTGCCGAGATTGCCGCCGTTCTTCGAGAACGCGGTGCGCACGTTGGTCGCGGTGCGGTTGCGGTTGTCGGTCAGCGCCTCGACGATCAGCGACACGCCGCCGGGGCCGTAACCTTCGTAGCGGATTTCCTCATAATTGTCGCCGTCGCCGCCCGCGGCCTTGTCGATCGCGCGCTGGATATTGTCCTTGGGCATCGACTGCGCCTTGGCGGCATTGACCGCGGCGCGGAGCCGCGCGTTCGCGTCGGGATCGGGCAGGCCCATCTTCGCGGCGACGGTGATTTCGCGGCTGAGCTTCGAGAAGAGGCTGCTGCGCTTTTTGTCCTGCGCACCCTTGCGGTGCATGATGTTCTTGAATTTACTATGGCCGGCCACGGCCTACCTCCATCGGATGCGAGAATGTGGCGCCGCCCTAGCGCGCGGGCGGCGTCCACACAACTGCGCTGTCAGGGCGCGGTTTCGGGCGCGCGCCGTCAGACGACGACCGCCGTCCCGCTCGCCGAGACCATCAGCATCGAGCCGTTCTGGCCGAGCACCTCGTAATCGAGGTCGACGCCGATCACCGCATTGCCGCCGAGGCGCGCGGCTTCGGCTTCCATCTCGCCGATCGCTTCCTTGCGCGCGCGGGCGAGGACGTCCTCATATTTGCCCGATCGGCCGCCGACGATGTCGGTGATGCTGGCGAAGAGGTCGCGGAACAGATTGGCGCCGACGATCACCTCGCCGGTGACGATGCCCAGATATTCGCGGACCGGATGGCCCTCGAGCGTGTTGGTGGTGGTGCTGAACATCGTCACTCTCCTGTTGGCTTGGCGGGAAGGCGTCAGTCGATGCCGAGCGCCGATTTATAGACGTCGAGGATCGCTTCCATTTCCTTGCGGTCGTGGACCGGCAGCTTCCTGAGGCGGACGATCTGGCGCATGATCTTGGGATCGTATCCGTTGCTCTTCGCCTCGTTATAGGTGTCGCGGATATCGTCGGCGATGCCCTTTTTCTCTTCCTCCAGCCGCTCGATGCGCTCGATGAACAGGCGCAGTTGCTGGTCGGTGGTGGTGGCTTCGCTCATTTTAGGCTCCGGTGATGGGAAAGACGGGACGCGAGAATCGCGGCTTGCGCGTCCCTAATCGGCCCGAGGATTTTTC
This window contains:
- the ruvA gene encoding Holliday junction branch migration protein RuvA, with amino-acid sequence MIAKLTGRLDSSGAGHAVIDVGGVGYLVEASARTLDALGPTGGEVTIHTEMLVGEDFLRLLGFARAEERDWFRLLTSVQGVGAKVALAILSALEIGDLQRALASGDSAMIARANGVGPKLAQRITHELKDKAGALGGIAGSNPALSATSGPLGDAVTALTGLGFKPGEASAAVAAASEELGAGANLDALVRLALKKAAK
- the ruvC gene encoding crossover junction endodeoxyribonuclease RuvC produces the protein MIILGLDPSLSCTGWGVIRIEGSRLRHIANGQIKTDAKTPLPERLAHLDTVLAAVLADHAPTHAAVEEVFVNDNPQSTLKLAHARGVVLLGCARGGLTVAEYAPRLVKKAIVGTGGAAKEQVQAMLRVLLPGAKVAGTDAADALAVAICHANHRGKADRRG
- a CDS encoding YebC/PmpR family DNA-binding transcriptional regulator, whose amino-acid sequence is MAGHSKFKNIMHRKGAQDKKRSSLFSKLSREITVAAKMGLPDPDANARLRAAVNAAKAQSMPKDNIQRAIDKAAGGDGDNYEEIRYEGYGPGGVSLIVEALTDNRNRTATNVRTAFSKNGGNLGTSGSVSHGFDRLGLINYAASAGDADTVFEAALDAGANDVESSEDGHEIWTDVDGLHEVAKALEAKLGEAEGVKLAWRPTLKSEVTDESIAQTLFKLIDTLDDDDDVQTVWGNYEIPDAVMEKLG
- a CDS encoding YbjQ family protein, whose product is MFSTTTNTLEGHPVREYLGIVTGEVIVGANLFRDLFASITDIVGGRSGKYEDVLARARKEAIGEMEAEAARLGGNAVIGVDLDYEVLGQNGSMLMVSASGTAVVV
- a CDS encoding DUF2312 domain-containing protein produces the protein MSEATTTDQQLRLFIERIERLEEEKKGIADDIRDTYNEAKSNGYDPKIMRQIVRLRKLPVHDRKEMEAILDVYKSALGID